The Salegentibacter mishustinae genome includes a window with the following:
- a CDS encoding RNA polymerase sigma factor, producing the protein MKVIQLFKSETQLIKRAAKKDRKAQRELYELHSGKMLSVCRQYIKDMHHAEEVMLNGFLKVFTHLKDFESKGSFEGWIRKIMVRESISFLRSQKKIVFSNEEIADPGFTAEMNTELNVAHIQNLIDNLPEGYRMVFVMYAVEGYKHAEIAKMLKITEGTSKSQLSKARRMLQEQLKTQNTSDYGIK; encoded by the coding sequence GTGAAAGTAATTCAACTTTTTAAAAGCGAAACTCAACTAATAAAGCGTGCGGCTAAAAAAGATCGTAAGGCGCAGCGCGAATTGTATGAGTTGCATTCAGGGAAAATGCTTAGCGTCTGCCGGCAATATATTAAAGATATGCATCACGCCGAAGAAGTTATGCTAAACGGATTTTTAAAAGTTTTCACCCACCTTAAAGATTTTGAATCTAAAGGAAGTTTTGAAGGCTGGATACGTAAAATTATGGTGCGGGAATCAATTTCTTTTCTTCGGTCACAAAAGAAAATTGTGTTTAGCAATGAAGAAATCGCAGACCCTGGTTTTACTGCTGAAATGAATACGGAGCTTAATGTTGCGCATATTCAAAACCTCATAGACAATTTGCCGGAAGGCTATAGGATGGTTTTTGTTATGTATGCGGTAGAAGGATATAAACACGCCGAAATTGCGAAAATGCTGAAGATTACTGAAGGAACTTCAAAATCGCAATTATCTAAAGCGCGAAGAATGTTGCAGGAGCAATTAAAAACACAAAACACATCGGATTATGGAATTAAATAA
- the rluF gene encoding 23S rRNA pseudouridine(2604) synthase RluF: MSEQKLTRINKYLSEIGYCSRRAADKLIDQGRVTINGTVPEMGTKIAPGDLVKVDGKAVSEAEKKEPNVYLAFNKPVGIVCTTDTRVEKDNIIDFINYPKRIFPIGRLDKPSEGLIFLTNDGDIVNKILRARNNHEKEYIVSVNKPITSDFIRRMGNGVPILGTTTKKCEVEKLGRNEFRIVLTQGLNRQIRRMCEFLGYEVTTLKRIRIMNVSLDVPVGTYRDLTQEELATINKMVDESSKTEEASRLENSGKKSSKRATDSRRNKS; this comes from the coding sequence ATGTCTGAACAGAAGCTTACCCGAATAAATAAATACTTAAGTGAAATAGGTTATTGCTCACGCCGCGCCGCCGATAAACTTATAGACCAGGGTCGCGTGACCATTAATGGAACTGTCCCTGAAATGGGAACCAAGATTGCACCCGGCGATCTGGTAAAGGTTGATGGAAAAGCGGTTTCTGAAGCAGAAAAAAAAGAGCCCAATGTTTACCTGGCTTTTAATAAACCGGTAGGCATCGTTTGCACCACAGATACGAGGGTAGAAAAAGACAACATTATTGATTTTATAAATTACCCTAAACGAATTTTTCCTATTGGCCGGCTCGATAAACCCAGTGAAGGTCTTATTTTTCTTACCAACGATGGCGATATTGTGAATAAGATCTTACGTGCCAGGAACAACCATGAGAAGGAATATATTGTTTCGGTGAACAAACCAATTACTTCAGATTTTATAAGAAGAATGGGGAATGGTGTTCCCATTTTAGGAACTACCACCAAAAAATGTGAAGTGGAGAAATTGGGGAGAAACGAATTCAGAATCGTGCTTACCCAGGGATTAAACCGACAAATTCGAAGAATGTGTGAATTTCTAGGTTATGAAGTTACCACACTTAAACGCATTAGAATCATGAACGTAAGCCTGGATGTTCCCGTAGGTACCTATCGTGACCTTACTCAAGAAGAGCTCGCCACCATTAACAAAATGGTAGATGAATCCAGCAAAACAGAAGAAGCTTCCAGATTAGAAAATTCAGGTAAAAAATCTTCAAAAAGAGCTACAGATTCCCGTAGAAATAAATCTTAA
- a CDS encoding VOC family protein, whose product MKVQPFHLAIPVSDLQKARQFYKEILGCGEGRSSDHWVDFNFFGHQLVIHYKPAEETERAHSNPVDGKDVPVPHFGVVLEWDVFQEFANLLRSKNIEFEIEPYIRFEGQVGEQATMFFKDPCGNALEFKAFKNKEQLFAK is encoded by the coding sequence ATGAAGGTACAGCCATTTCATTTAGCCATACCGGTTTCAGATTTACAAAAAGCAAGGCAATTTTATAAGGAAATTCTGGGTTGCGGCGAAGGCCGTAGCAGTGATCACTGGGTAGATTTTAATTTTTTTGGTCACCAATTGGTTATTCATTATAAGCCAGCAGAAGAAACAGAAAGAGCGCATAGCAATCCGGTAGATGGCAAAGATGTTCCTGTACCACATTTTGGGGTAGTCCTGGAATGGGATGTGTTTCAGGAATTTGCCAATTTGCTGAGATCAAAAAATATTGAATTTGAAATTGAACCGTATATTCGTTTTGAAGGACAGGTTGGCGAGCAAGCTACCATGTTCTTTAAAGATCCCTGCGGGAATGCCTTGGAATTCAAAGCCTTTAAAAATAAAGAACAACTATTTGCAAAATAA
- a CDS encoding AI-2E family transporter, translated as MNRLKPALVRQIFVLMLILFLTVLIFKEIIPYLSGVLGAITLYVLLRNWMKKLLDRGWKPPVAAALLMAGSFVGILVPITLIVIMLSSKVSKAVANSERVIRAVKEQLTEAETYIGYSLSDSIETSSITNWMSGNLQSLAGGTFNAFIAIGIMYFMLYYMLVKRDSMKSSLISYIPLGNENLKIIGKESDQLVRSNALGIPLVAIFQGIIALIGYLILGVPDPFFWFVITAIGSMIPFIGTAIGIIPVVILLIAQGDNWQAIAMLIYGFVVVGSTDNLIRLYILDRLAAVHPLITLFGVIVGVQLFGFIGLIFGPLLISLFLLILKIYKKEYGNAHDRL; from the coding sequence ATGAATAGATTAAAACCGGCACTGGTACGGCAAATTTTCGTGCTAATGCTCATCCTATTTTTAACGGTTTTAATTTTTAAAGAAATTATCCCTTACCTCTCCGGGGTTTTGGGAGCGATTACTTTATATGTTCTTTTGCGTAATTGGATGAAAAAATTGCTGGACAGAGGCTGGAAACCACCGGTAGCGGCAGCACTTTTAATGGCAGGCTCTTTTGTTGGAATCCTGGTACCCATTACATTAATTGTTATTATGCTATCCTCTAAAGTGAGTAAAGCAGTTGCTAATTCAGAACGGGTAATTAGAGCTGTAAAAGAACAATTAACCGAAGCCGAAACTTATATAGGTTACAGTTTAAGCGATTCTATAGAGACTTCATCTATCACCAACTGGATGTCTGGGAATTTACAAAGTCTGGCGGGCGGCACATTTAATGCATTTATCGCTATCGGGATTATGTATTTTATGCTGTATTATATGCTGGTAAAACGGGATTCTATGAAATCTTCACTCATTTCATATATTCCTTTAGGCAATGAAAATTTAAAAATAATAGGAAAGGAAAGTGACCAACTGGTAAGATCTAACGCATTGGGAATTCCTCTTGTAGCAATTTTCCAGGGAATTATAGCGCTTATTGGATATTTGATCTTAGGCGTGCCAGACCCCTTCTTTTGGTTTGTAATAACCGCTATAGGTTCTATGATCCCGTTTATAGGCACTGCCATTGGTATTATTCCAGTGGTAATACTTTTGATAGCCCAGGGCGATAATTGGCAAGCTATAGCCATGTTAATCTATGGTTTCGTGGTTGTTGGATCTACAGATAATTTAATTAGGCTCTATATTTTAGATAGACTGGCCGCGGTACACCCGCTTATTACTCTATTTGGGGTAATTGTTGGCGTACAGCTTTTTGGTTTTATAGGATTAATTTTTGGGCCTTTACTCATATCTCTATTTTTATTAATTCTGAAGATTTATAAAAAGGAATATGGTAATGCCCACGACCGACTTTAA
- a CDS encoding YkvA family protein, with amino-acid sequence MNMLSKKKKEIDEEYLKKGVAKVKDGDVEIAAKNQDTIEDKIVNASALRKYTELGKLMFGMLQDYRKGVYSSVPWFTIASIAFALLYVLNPLDLMPDFIPGLGYVDDFAILTITLRFIETDLHKYLDWKLEEE; translated from the coding sequence ATGAATATGTTAAGTAAAAAGAAGAAAGAGATTGATGAGGAATACCTAAAAAAAGGTGTTGCCAAAGTAAAAGATGGAGACGTAGAAATTGCGGCAAAAAATCAGGACACCATAGAGGATAAGATTGTAAATGCAAGCGCACTTAGAAAATATACCGAACTTGGAAAATTAATGTTCGGGATGCTCCAGGATTATAGAAAAGGTGTTTACAGTAGTGTACCATGGTTTACCATTGCATCTATAGCTTTTGCTCTTTTGTATGTTCTAAACCCCTTAGATCTAATGCCAGATTTTATTCCGGGATTGGGCTATGTAGATGATTTTGCAATTTTGACTATTACCTTAAGATTTATTGAAACAGATCTTCATAAATATCTGGATTGGAAGCTGGAAGAAGAATAA